TCAGGATTGAAAGATAACCTTTTTCAAAAAGCTCCCTGTCCGGCTTTGGCTCCGTGGATAAATCATTTGTGCCGAGGTTAATGACCACTATTTCCGGTATCCACGATTTAAAATCCCATTCAGAGGTGTCTATGTTCATTAAGGTTTTTTTGTAATAATAACCAATGGGCTTATCTGTTGGAATCTTTGATTCCCCATAATTTTTAACCACACCGCGCCCGGATATTGCAATCATATGCGCCTGTGCGCCCAGCACGCGCGAAGTGATGGAGGCAAAAGAGAGAAAATTATTCTTGTATTTCTTCTCGCTGCCTTCCTCACAGGTAACAGAAGGGCCTTCTATACCATAACCCACGGTAAGCGAATCGCCTATAAACTCTATTTTCTTTGCGGGCTTAACAGGCGGGGGCAGAACTTTTGCTTTCTTATCAAGAATGAAACCTTTAAAAATACCTACACCGTCGTATGTTTCAGTCCTTTTGGTGATAATTACCGAATGCGCCCCGCGGTTAAGATTTTTTGCTATGACATATTTTTTAATTTTAGCGTCAGCCGTTATAACCGGCATGCGTGTTCCGTCAACAAACACATTATAATGGTTTGCCCCGTCTTCAAGCAGTACAGCGCAGTATGAGCCTTCAAAGTTAAGCGCTATTTCAATTCCCGGCCAGTCAAATTTTGGCGCGTTTTTATCGGTAAAATCAATGCGGCCGATATATGATATGCCCGGGTCAGACGGCAGAACAGTTCTTACTGCGTTTTTAAAGCCGTAAAAAATACCGCCCGCAAAAGCAGCGGCGCCGATTACAGCAAGAAGCAGTATTTTTTCCATTACTTTCCCCTTTTCTGTTTCTTTTCTTTTTTCTCCGCGTGAAGTTTTTCCGCGTACACTTCTATCAGTTTATGCACAACACTTTTGCCAAGGTATTTTTCCAGCTGTTCGGCAAGTGAAAACGCCGCCACCACATCCATTTTTCCGGAAACGCATCCAAGCGCGCAGGTCTGCTGTGAAAGATAATATCCGTTATGCCCGCAGATGGTGGTCACAAATATTTTTTTATCCACCTTTATAGTTTCAAGCGGCCACGAATAGCACACCGCCGGTTTGTATTCAGTGCGTTTTAAACCCTTATTTATTGATATTAAATCTACCAGGCACAACAGCGCTTTGCCTTTAATAACGGAGAGCATGCAGCTGCCGTCTTTTCTGTGATTAAGGTAAATACCGCTTTTATCTTTTTTAAAGACTTTTTCTTTCAGCACCCACGGATATTTTTCCGCGAATTCTTCTTTGTTATCTTCTATGAATTTTTCAAGCTTTTTTCTTTCTTTTGGCTCTATATCCACCGTGTAATCAGTGCAGCAGCAGCCGTGATATTTTTTTCCTTTCAGTTTAAGGCATTTTGAAGAATCGCATTCGTAGGTGGTGTGAAACAGGCTGTATGTGTCAAAAATGTAATTGTCAAATTCCACCAGCCCGCCGTTCTTTCTAAGGATGCTTATGTACTGTTTTAATTTTGCCTTGTTGTTGGGTATGTGAATAATTGTTTTCATAAAACCGCCGTTTTTATTATTTAACAAATTTAAACACGCATATTATAACAAAAAAACGGGCGGAGCGCACGTAAGCGCGCCGCCCGTTTTTATCAAAACTTTTTATTAATCAAAAAGCATTTTTTTCTTTGTAAGCAGAAGGATAAGGTCAATAAGCGTGCCTATTCCGGCAAATCCAAATGTTAAAAGCCAGATTATGCCCGAAACAATCTTTCCGTTATAAAACCTGTGAAGCCCCGCAAGCCCGAAAAAACCCACACAACAAAGTAAAATCGTAATTGTTTTCCTGTCTGCTGCCATTTTTACGCCTCCTAATTTTTTTATTAATGAATGTATTATAACACCTGTCTTGTGTTTTTCAACCCTGTCAGTTTTTTAACGGCGCCAATATCCGCGGGCGCAAAATCATACCGGGTAAGGTTTGGGATTTTAACCCATTTAGAATCTTCATGCACATTAAGAGTAAGGTCACCCGATACTATTTCACATAAAAACGAGGTCAATTCTATTTTATCCACGGCGGTTACTTCAAATAAATCCCCCACCTTTATTTCAAGGTTAAGTTCTTCTTTTATCTCCCTTTTCAGGCACTTTTTTAAAGTTTCGCCTTTTTCCGCTTTGCCGCCGGGGAATTCCCACTTTAAAGCGTGCGCGTCATCTTTGGCGCGCTTTGTTATAAGCACTTTTTCGCCCTTCATAATAATTGCGGCCGCCACTTTTATCATTTAATAAAACCTTTATCCGCGCATTCTTCTATAAGATTCCGCGCGTATTCCCATAATTCAGCCGAACCATTTCCAATGTGGCTGTTTACTTCAACCACCCGTTCTTTGCTTATTTTATGTTCTACCCACGCGCCGCCGTTGTGGGCGTGGTTCTGCATTATGGGTTCCAGCCTGTCTATGGCCGCGGCAAATTTGGCTTCAGGGGTTTTCTTTTCCTCAAATTCGCGCCACAGCGCTTTTAATTCATCACCCATAGGCGCCGGCACCATGCCGAATATTTTATCAGCAGCTTCATTATCTTCTTTGCTTATTTCACCCTGTTTTTTGTTATACACCATTATATCGCCGGAATATATTTCCGGCAGGTCGTGCACAAGCACCATCTTAATGACTTTATTTACGTCTATTTTGGTGTTTGAATATCCTGACAATATGACCGCCATCATGGCAAGGTGGTAGGAATGTTCCGCGTCATTTTCATGGCGGGAGTTATCAAGGATGCGAGTCTTTCTGAATATTGATTTTAATTTATCTATCTCTTTAATAAATTCAAGCTGTTTATATAGTCCGGAATTTATCAAATTCTTATTCCAGCGCGGCAAGATAATCTTTTGCTTTTTCCTCGTCATTAAAAACTACAAGGTTTTTTCTTCCGGTAAAAGCCACAACGCCTTTAAAAACCACTTCGGTTATGCCTTCCATCCCTATTATAGCGGAAGCTTTTATATAAGGGGTATTGTCTTTTACAAAGTCTTTCATGGCAGCCACTGCCGCCCTGTCATATTTTGTCTTACTGATATTTACAAGGGCAAGAACGGAGCCCTTTGGCCGGCTTGTAATTATTTTTTTTGCTTCAGCAAGAAGCCCCGGCAGCTGTGCCGGAGTGCTTTCGGAATAATCTTCATATAAAATCTTTTTTCCTTTATGCTCAAAAAAACTTATGCCTGCCATAGAAACCTCCTGATAATGGTTTAATTACACCATAATAACATCAGGATTATTTGAAGGCAAACATTTTTCAGTTGTTTTTCCACTCATTGTACCAGCCGTTTAACAGGGGTACAAATTCAGACACGGCTTTCTGCTGGCCTGCCTCGCTTGGATGGTTATCTGTGGAAGGATAATACAGCGTGTTCCGGCTGTTGGCCACAATATGCCGCTCTGCGCTGTTAATTACCATGTGGTGATTGTCAGGGTGTGTCAGCACATTGTAATAATCATAAGCGTAGACGTTACCGTGAGTGTAATTTTTAAGCCAGCCGTTTTGCCTGTCTGCCAGCCAGTTGGATATTTCCCGTGTTAAAAGCGGGTCTTCAAGCACCTGTTCCGGCGGCGGGATGATAAGGATAAAAAGTTTATCAGTATGCAGCGCCGTATATGTAAGGATATTATTATAAATCGTTTTCTCATCATCAATAGACCCTTCCACTTCGCTGTTAGGATAGCACGACTTAAACATTATTATTTCATTTTCACCCGCAGGTTCGGTAATTGTATTTGTGTAGCAGCTGTTTGCGTCTTCATCATAGACGTACGGCATTACTTCATCCCTGAACCAGTCAGGCCAGTCTTCGGTATCAGTATAAGACCCCTGGTCATAACCCGGATCAGACCAGCCATAATTTGTATCGCTGACAAAGTAATTGTTGGTATTAAGCGCGGTTGCCAGCCCGCCGTAAGATGATTCCAGCCAGTGCTGCCCGGTGCTGTGGTGAATGAATATGATTTTTACCGTTGATGAAGGTGCGGCGGTGTTTAAATTGCCTGCTTCAGGCACAGGATCAGTAACTGCGGCAGGATTTTTTTTATCAGAACACGATAAAGAAAATACCACAACAAGTATAAGTATTAAAACTGTAAAAATTCTGAATTTCATAAAAACCCCCTGTTTTTTACCGCCCCCGGTATAACAGTTGATTAATTATGACAAAAATAGATTATAATAGTTCCGCAGGTTTTTTATCTTATTACTGCTTATCGTACCTTAAAACCCTGCTTATGTTATACCCCGTGTGGTAATCCGTAAGATACATATTTCCCTGACTGTCAAACGCCACATCCTGCAGTCCGTTAAACGACTGATTCTCGCACGAGAAACAGTCATTAAACATATAAATCACCTGTTCACCGCTGAAATCCTTAAAGATTAAGGAATTTGAAATCACCTGGACCACATTACCGTCACTGTCACACCCAATACTTTCAGAACTGCCCAGCCATACAGGATTAACTGGCAGAGCCCCGTCAGGATTAATTATGTACGCGTACTGTTCACAGGATACATAAACATTATTGTTATTTTTATTAATTGCCAGCCTCTTATTTAATGCTGAAAATTGCGGATGCCCCGTTGACTCACTTTCCCATTTTGTCACAAAGACACCTTCGGTTGTATATTTAAGAATTCTTGCGTTGGAACCGTCGCTTATATATACATTGTCATTTCCGTCTATCGCCACATCAACCGGTCCGTTAAACTGAGTGTCGCCGGTCCCTTCAGTACCCCATTGAGCCACATAAACACCATCCTGCGTGAATTTTTGTATCCTGTTATTTCCTGTATCCGCAACATAAATATTATTTGAACTGTCAGCGGCGATTCCCGTCGGTGCGTCAAATTCTCCGTTGCCGTTTCCGGCAGTACCCCATTTTCTTACAAAAACTCCGTTTGAAGTAAATTTTTGTATCCTGTTGTTTCCCTTGTCCACAATGTATATGTTGTCAACGGAATCGGCAATAATGCCTTCCGGCGCATTAAAGTTACCGTCTTCATCGCCGGGAGCGCCCCATTCGTCAACTTTTAGAAAAGCAGTGGAAGATACGGGAATAGGCGTCGGAATCGGCGTCGGAATTTCCCCGTCATTTACAGAACCGATTTCAGATTTCGGCTCTGATACATCCATTTTTTTGGAACATGAAGATATTATAAACACGGACAAAATTACAATACAAAACAATGTTAATATATGTTTCATAAACCCTCCAAAAATTATTATTTTAAACAAATAAATAACCATCCCTTACGAACGGCTATTATTATTATTTTAATACATTTCGTACTCTATTGTACCTTCTGTTACCGTAGTCATAACAATTCCCATAAAACTGTTTTCCATAGTTACTTTTATATAAGTTGGCAGATCAGCTTCATTATACGCGTAAACCATTGATTCAGTGCTTGTATCTCCGCTTCCGTAATCTTTAGGAATAATCACGGACAGAATATTCCCCCTGCTGTCACAGGTGACCGGCCCATAACCCATAGGTACGTCAGCAGCACTGAATACCTCAATCCCGGAATTAAAACCGAGCGCGTCAAAATAATAAACCGTGTATGTAGAAAGCGTTGACCCCATATATGTGTTATTTCTTGCAAGCTTACCCGCTGCATTATAAAAATATTCCGTGGCGCCTTTCTGAATACCTCCCTGATAACTTGCATCCCTTGTTTTCTGTCCCGCGGCATTATATTCAAATACGTCAGACTGCATAAGAACACCATTTTCATCATAATAATCAATCCTTGTCTTTCTGCCCATTGAATCGTTCTGGTAAACTTCCCGCTTTTCAAGAATCCCATCTTTATCATAATACTGAATTTCCGTCAGCTTGTCCGACATAACAATTCCCGTAAAACTGCTTTTTAAAGCTCCGGTACTGTCATTTACAATTCCACTTATTGTATTTCCTTTATCATCAAAAATAATATTTCCCGTGGTATCAAGAAGCCCGTCCGCATAGGTTGCCACTGTAAGCCCTGTCTGAATTGCACCGCCAGCAGCATAAATAAAATCATATTCTATCCTTCTTAGCTCCAGCATAGAGTCATCAATAATAAAAGTATAGCTTTTCACCCTGTAATTTGTGCCTGTGCCTGTTGCCGTGGCGACAGCGGTAAAAGTGGCGGTTGAAACGGATGTGCTTGTATACGTTTGAGTATAAGTATGCGTGAACGTATTAGACGGGGTGTTTGTGCTGATAACAGTTACTGTCCCCAAAGTGGATGTGGCTGTTATTGAACCTGTCGGCACAACCGCAGGTGTTTCGGTGGATGCAGCAGTTAGAACCGCTGTTAATACGGGTGTATTTATATCCGGTTCTGTGACAGCAGCCGGAGATACATGCCTTGAGCACGCGGAAACTAAAATGATTAACGAAAAAACGTAGATTGCAGCAATTGTTTTTTTCATAATTCCCTCCGCAAGTAAGATATATATAATATTAACACATATTTTGCGGCTTTGTATATAAAAGCCCTTATAATCTGTTTTTGTACTTTGCGGCAAGCGCCATGGCTTTTTTCAGCGAGACGCCGCCGGTGCAGCCGGTCTGCGTCACGGCAAGCGCGCCGCAGGCTGAGGCAAATAATATTAAATCAAGGAGGGTTTTTTCATCTTTTATCTTTTCTTTTATGGTTTTGCCTTTAAGCTTTGAAAGTTTTGCAATTAACCCCGATGTGAATGCGTCGCCCGCGCCTGTGGAATCAACGCACTTAACAGGCAGCACTCCCATTTCATATGTTTTGCCGTTGTAGGAGAAGACAGTATTATCACCGCCGCATGTAATAACAGCAAACTTAAAACCTGACTTTACCAGAAAATCAAGCGCCTGTTTGACGTCTTTTTTGCCTGTTATAAGCCGCGCTTCATAATCGTTAATGTGCAGTATATCCGTAAACTTCCCGCACTTAAGCAGGTTGCCGCCGAATTTATCCGAAGAAATAATGTAATCCAGGACAGTAATCGCGCCGGATGTCTTTGCGGTTTTTAAAATACTGTCAAGCCCGCTTTCTACATT
This DNA window, taken from Candidatus Goldiibacteriota bacterium HGW-Goldbacteria-1, encodes the following:
- a CDS encoding endoglucanase, which gives rise to MEKILLLAVIGAAAFAGGIFYGFKNAVRTVLPSDPGISYIGRIDFTDKNAPKFDWPGIEIALNFEGSYCAVLLEDGANHYNVFVDGTRMPVITADAKIKKYVIAKNLNRGAHSVIITKRTETYDGVGIFKGFILDKKAKVLPPPVKPAKKIEFIGDSLTVGYGIEGPSVTCEEGSEKKYKNNFLSFASITSRVLGAQAHMIAISGRGVVKNYGESKIPTDKPIGYYYKKTLMNIDTSEWDFKSWIPEIVVINLGTNDLSTEPKPDRELFEKGYLSILNTVRGYYPQADIFCVAGPVMGEPLPEYIKNIIKRFKDKKTYFVTLSSVPQELMGCDWHPNVEANRKMAEELVKQINEKLKK
- a CDS encoding 8-oxo-dGTP diphosphatase MutT, which codes for MIKVAAAIIMKGEKVLITKRAKDDAHALKWEFPGGKAEKGETLKKCLKREIKEELNLEIKVGDLFEVTAVDKIELTSFLCEIVSGDLTLNVHEDSKWVKIPNLTRYDFAPADIGAVKKLTGLKNTRQVL
- a CDS encoding phosphohydrolase yields the protein MTRKKQKIILPRWNKNLINSGLYKQLEFIKEIDKLKSIFRKTRILDNSRHENDAEHSYHLAMMAVILSGYSNTKIDVNKVIKMVLVHDLPEIYSGDIMVYNKKQGEISKEDNEAADKIFGMVPAPMGDELKALWREFEEKKTPEAKFAAAIDRLEPIMQNHAHNGGAWVEHKISKERVVEVNSHIGNGSAELWEYARNLIEECADKGFIK